Proteins encoded together in one Pseudomonas sp. TCU-HL1 window:
- the tkt gene encoding transketolase gives MPSRRERANAIRALSMDAVQKANSGHPGAPMGMADIAEVLWRDYLQHNPNNPEWPNRDRFVLSNGHGSMLNYSLLHLSGYDLTIEDLKSFRQLGSRTPGHPEYGYTAGVETTTGPLGQGLANAVGFAIAEKTLAAQFNREGHNIVDHNTYVFLGDGCMMEGISHEVCALAGTLGLGKLVAFYDDNGISIDGEVHGWFTDDTPKRFEAYGWQVIRNVDGHDADEIKTAIETARKSSDRPTLICCKTVIGFGSPNKQGKEECHGAPLGNDEIALTRAALGWNHAPFEVPADIYAEWDATAAGAAREAEWNERFAAYAAAHPELAAEFQRRIKGQLPADFSAKADAYIAEVAAKGETIASRKASQNALNAFGPLLPEFLGGSADLAGSNLTLWKGCKGVSAEDASGNYLFYGVREFGMSAIMNGIALHGGFIPYGATFLVFMEYACNAVRMAALMKKRVLFVYTHDSIGLGEDGPTHQPVEQLASLRCTPNLNTWRPADAVESAVAWKSSIERNDGPSALIFSRQNLPHQARDAAQVANIARGGYVLKDCDGEPELILIATGSEVGLAVQAFEAMTAAGSKVRVVSMPSTSLFDQQDAAYKQAVLPVQVGARIAIEAAHADFWYKYVGLEGRVIGMTTFGESAPAAALFEHFGFTVDNIVATAEELLDV, from the coding sequence ATGCCCAGCCGTCGTGAGCGTGCCAATGCCATTCGTGCCCTGAGCATGGATGCTGTGCAGAAAGCCAACAGCGGCCACCCCGGCGCCCCCATGGGAATGGCCGATATCGCCGAAGTGCTCTGGCGGGATTACCTGCAGCACAACCCGAACAACCCCGAATGGCCCAACCGTGATCGCTTCGTGCTGTCCAACGGCCACGGCTCGATGCTGAACTACTCGCTGCTGCACCTGAGCGGCTACGACCTCACCATCGAAGACCTGAAGAGCTTCCGCCAGCTCGGCAGCCGCACCCCGGGTCACCCGGAATACGGCTACACCGCCGGCGTGGAAACCACCACGGGTCCGCTGGGGCAGGGCCTCGCCAACGCCGTTGGCTTCGCCATCGCCGAAAAGACCCTGGCTGCCCAGTTCAACCGCGAAGGCCACAACATCGTCGATCACAACACCTACGTGTTCCTCGGCGATGGCTGCATGATGGAAGGCATTTCCCACGAAGTCTGCGCCCTGGCCGGTACCCTCGGCCTGGGCAAGCTGGTTGCCTTCTACGACGACAACGGCATTTCCATCGATGGCGAAGTCCATGGCTGGTTCACTGACGACACCCCGAAGCGCTTCGAAGCCTACGGCTGGCAGGTGATCCGCAACGTCGACGGCCATGATGCCGACGAGATCAAGACCGCTATCGAGACCGCGCGCAAGTCCAGCGACCGTCCGACCCTGATCTGCTGCAAGACCGTGATCGGCTTCGGCTCGCCGAACAAGCAGGGCAAGGAAGAGTGCCACGGCGCGCCGCTGGGCAACGACGAAATCGCCCTGACCCGCGCTGCCTTGGGCTGGAACCACGCACCCTTCGAAGTCCCGGCCGACATCTATGCCGAGTGGGACGCCACGGCCGCCGGCGCCGCCCGTGAGGCCGAGTGGAACGAGCGTTTCGCCGCCTACGCCGCCGCTCACCCGGAACTGGCCGCCGAGTTCCAGCGCCGTATCAAGGGCCAGCTGCCGGCCGACTTCTCCGCCAAGGCCGATGCCTACATCGCTGAAGTTGCCGCCAAGGGCGAAACCATCGCCAGCCGCAAGGCCAGCCAGAACGCCCTGAACGCCTTCGGCCCGCTGCTGCCGGAATTCCTCGGCGGTTCGGCTGACCTGGCCGGTTCCAACCTGACCCTGTGGAAGGGCTGCAAGGGTGTGTCCGCCGAGGATGCTTCCGGCAACTACCTGTTCTACGGCGTTCGTGAGTTCGGCATGAGCGCCATCATGAACGGTATCGCCCTGCACGGCGGCTTCATTCCCTATGGCGCCACCTTCCTGGTGTTCATGGAATACGCCTGCAACGCGGTGCGCATGGCCGCGCTGATGAAGAAGCGCGTGCTGTTCGTCTACACCCACGACTCCATCGGCCTTGGCGAAGACGGCCCGACCCACCAGCCGGTGGAGCAGTTGGCCAGCCTGCGCTGCACCCCGAACCTGAACACCTGGCGTCCGGCCGACGCGGTGGAATCCGCCGTGGCCTGGAAGTCTTCCATCGAGCGCAACGACGGCCCGAGCGCGCTGATCTTCTCCCGCCAGAACCTGCCCCACCAGGCTCGTGACGCCGCCCAGGTGGCGAACATCGCCCGTGGCGGCTACGTGCTGAAGGACTGCGACGGCGAACCGGAGCTGATCCTGATCGCCACCGGCTCCGAAGTGGGTCTGGCTGTCCAGGCCTTCGAGGCGATGACCGCAGCCGGCAGCAAGGTGCGCGTGGTGTCCATGCCGTCCACCAGCCTGTTCGACCAGCAAGACGCCGCCTACAAGCAGGCCGTGCTGCCGGTACAGGTTGGCGCGCGGATTGCCATCGAGGCCGCCCACGCCGACTTCTGGTACAAGTACGTCGGCCTGGAAGGCCGCGTGATCGGCATGACCACCTTCGGTGAGTCGGCCCCGGCTGCCGCGCTGTTCGAGCACTTCGGCTTCACCGTCGACAACATCGTCGCCACCGCCGAAGAACTGCTGGACGTCTGA
- the epd gene encoding erythrose-4-phosphate dehydrogenase has product MPSNRPFKVALNGYGRIGRCVLRALHERSGGASFEIVALNDLADQASIEYLTRFDSTHGRFPGEVRVDGDCLHINGDCVKVLRHAEPEGIDWAALDVDLVLECSGQYTHRQQAERFLAAGAPRVLLSQPMSSEADIDATIVFGVNQDSLTGTEKLVSNASCTTNCGVPLLKLLNESVGLEYVSITTIHSAMNDQPVIDAYHHEDLRRTRSAFQSVIPVSTGLARGIERLLPELTGRIQAKAVRVPTVNVSCLDITLQTARDTSAAEINRVLREAAESGPLKGLLAYTELPHASCDFNHDPHSAIVDGSQTRVSGPRLVNLLAWFDNEWGFANRMLDTADHYLRVSAASR; this is encoded by the coding sequence ATGCCTAGCAATCGCCCCTTCAAAGTCGCCCTCAATGGCTACGGCCGCATTGGCCGTTGCGTGCTGCGCGCGCTTCATGAGCGCAGTGGCGGAGCGAGTTTCGAGATCGTTGCGCTCAATGACCTGGCCGACCAGGCCAGCATCGAGTACCTGACCCGCTTCGACTCCACCCATGGCCGCTTCCCCGGTGAAGTGCGTGTGGATGGCGATTGCCTGCATATCAATGGCGACTGCGTGAAAGTGCTGCGCCACGCCGAGCCGGAGGGTATCGACTGGGCCGCCCTGGATGTGGATCTGGTGCTGGAGTGCTCCGGCCAGTACACCCATCGCCAGCAGGCCGAGCGATTCCTGGCTGCCGGCGCGCCCCGGGTGCTGCTGTCGCAGCCAATGAGCAGCGAGGCGGACATCGATGCCACCATCGTCTTTGGCGTCAACCAGGACAGCCTGACCGGCACCGAGAAACTGGTGTCCAACGCGTCCTGCACCACCAACTGTGGTGTGCCGCTGCTGAAACTTCTCAACGAGTCCGTGGGTCTGGAATACGTCTCCATTACCACCATCCACTCGGCGATGAACGACCAGCCCGTGATCGATGCCTACCACCACGAAGACTTGCGCCGCACCCGTTCTGCGTTCCAGTCGGTGATTCCGGTGTCCACCGGCCTTGCGCGGGGCATCGAGCGCCTGCTGCCCGAGCTCACCGGGCGCATCCAGGCCAAGGCCGTTCGCGTGCCCACGGTGAATGTGTCCTGCCTGGACATCACCCTGCAGACCGCCCGCGACACGTCGGCCGCCGAAATCAATCGCGTGCTCCGCGAGGCTGCCGAAAGTGGTCCGCTGAAGGGCCTCCTGGCCTACACCGAGCTGCCCCACGCCAGCTGCGATTTCAACCACGACCCTCATTCCGCCATCGTCGACGGCAGCCAGACCCGCGTGTCCGGCCCACGCCTGGTCAACCTGCTGGCCTGGTTCGACAACGAATGGGGCTTCGCCAACCGTATGCTCGACACCGCGGACCACTATCTGCGCGTTTCCGCTGCTTCTCGTTAA
- a CDS encoding phosphoglycerate kinase: MTVLKMTDLDLQGKRVLIREDLNVPVKDGVVKSDARILASLPTIKLALEKGAAVMVCSHLGRPTEGEFSEENSLKPVADYLSKALGREVPLLADYLGGVDVAPGQVVLFENVRFNKGEKKNADELAQQYAALCDVFVMDAFGTAHRAEGSTHGVAKFAKVAAAGPLLAAELDALGKALGNPARPMAAIVAGSKVSTKLDVLNSLSQICDQLIVGGGIANTFLAAAGYKVGKSLYEADLVDTAKAIAAKVSVPLPVDVVVAKEFAESAAATVKAIADVADDDMILDIGPQTAAQFAELLKSSKTILWNGPVGVFEFDQFGNGTKVLALAIAESPAFSIAGGGDTLAAIDKYGVGEQISYISTGGGAFLEFVEGKVLPAVEVLEQRAKA; the protein is encoded by the coding sequence ATGACCGTGTTGAAAATGACCGACCTCGACCTCCAGGGTAAGCGCGTGCTGATCCGTGAGGATCTCAACGTGCCGGTGAAGGACGGCGTCGTGAAAAGCGACGCGCGCATCCTCGCTTCCCTGCCGACCATCAAGCTGGCACTGGAGAAGGGCGCGGCGGTAATGGTCTGCTCCCACCTGGGCCGTCCCACCGAGGGTGAGTTCTCCGAAGAGAACAGCCTGAAACCGGTGGCCGACTACCTGAGCAAGGCCCTGGGCCGTGAAGTGCCGCTGTTGGCCGACTACCTGGGTGGCGTCGACGTCGCCCCCGGCCAGGTGGTGCTGTTCGAGAACGTGCGCTTCAACAAGGGCGAGAAGAAGAACGCCGATGAGCTGGCCCAGCAGTACGCCGCCCTGTGCGACGTCTTCGTGATGGACGCCTTCGGTACCGCCCATCGCGCCGAGGGTTCCACCCACGGCGTGGCCAAGTTCGCCAAGGTCGCTGCTGCCGGCCCGCTGCTGGCGGCCGAGCTGGACGCCCTGGGTAAGGCCCTGGGTAACCCGGCCCGTCCGATGGCCGCCATCGTGGCCGGTTCCAAGGTGTCCACCAAGCTGGACGTACTGAATTCCCTGTCGCAGATCTGCGACCAGCTGATCGTCGGCGGCGGCATCGCCAACACCTTCCTCGCAGCTGCGGGCTACAAGGTCGGCAAATCCCTGTACGAGGCTGATCTGGTCGACACCGCCAAGGCCATCGCCGCCAAGGTCAGCGTGCCACTGCCGGTGGACGTGGTAGTTGCCAAGGAGTTTGCCGAAAGCGCCGCGGCTACCGTCAAGGCCATTGCCGACGTAGCGGACGACGACATGATCCTGGATATCGGTCCGCAGACCGCTGCCCAGTTCGCCGAGCTGCTGAAGTCCTCGAAGACCATCCTCTGGAACGGCCCGGTGGGCGTATTCGAGTTCGACCAGTTCGGCAACGGCACCAAGGTCCTGGCCCTGGCCATCGCCGAAAGCCCGGCCTTCTCCATCGCGGGCGGTGGCGACACCCTGGCGGCGATCGACAAGTACGGCGTGGGCGAGCAAATCTCCTACATCTCCACCGGTGGTGGCGCTTTCCTCGAGTTCGTCGAGGGCAAGGTGCTGCCGGCCGTGGAAGTACTGGAACAACGCGCCAAGGCATGA
- a CDS encoding MliC family protein, whose protein sequence is MRAVFALAAMALVAGCAGQQAPSDDWTRWVCDSQTEVLWRFADAGKESVDLRLGGGDIVHRLRQEPSGSGLLYSDGSLAFHTKGDEGLVYWVATDDLIGRGCKAP, encoded by the coding sequence ATGAGAGCCGTATTTGCCCTTGCCGCGATGGCCCTGGTGGCCGGTTGTGCCGGTCAGCAGGCGCCGAGTGATGACTGGACTCGCTGGGTCTGCGACAGCCAGACCGAAGTGCTCTGGCGCTTCGCCGATGCAGGCAAGGAGAGCGTCGACCTGCGCCTGGGCGGTGGCGACATCGTCCACCGCCTGAGGCAGGAGCCCTCCGGCTCCGGCCTGCTCTACAGCGACGGCAGTCTGGCCTTCCACACCAAGGGTGACGAAGGTCTGGTGTACTGGGTGGCGACCGACGATCTGATCGGTCGCGGCTGCAAGGCACCTTGA
- the fba gene encoding class II fructose-bisphosphate aldolase (catalyzes the reversible aldol condensation of dihydroxyacetonephosphate and glyceraldehyde 3-phosphate in the Calvin cycle, glycolysis, and/or gluconeogenesis): protein MALISMRQMLDHAAEFGYGVPAFNVNNLEQMRAIMEAADKTDSPVIVQASAGARKYAGAPFLRHLILAAIEEFPHIPVCMHQDHGTSPDVCQRSIQLGFSSVMMDGSLREDGKTPSDYEYNVRVTQQTVAFAHACGVSVEGELGCLGSLETGQAGEEDGVGAEGILDHSQMLTDPEEAADFVKKTQVDALAIAIGTSHGAYKFTKPPTGDILAIDRIKEIHKRIPNTHLVMHGSSSVPQDWLAIINEFGGEIKETYGVPVEEIVEGIKHGVRKVNIDTDLRLASTGAIRSFLAKNPAEFDPRKYFAKTVEAMRDICIARYEAFGTAGNASKIKPISLDGMYARYAKGELTAKVN from the coding sequence ATGGCACTCATCAGCATGCGCCAGATGCTGGATCACGCCGCCGAATTCGGCTACGGCGTACCGGCTTTCAACGTCAACAACCTGGAACAGATGCGCGCCATCATGGAAGCGGCCGACAAGACCGATTCCCCGGTGATCGTGCAGGCCTCCGCCGGTGCCCGCAAATATGCCGGCGCCCCCTTCCTGCGCCACTTGATCCTGGCTGCCATCGAAGAATTCCCGCACATCCCGGTGTGCATGCACCAGGACCACGGCACCAGCCCCGACGTCTGCCAGCGCTCCATCCAGCTGGGCTTCTCCTCCGTGATGATGGACGGCTCCCTGCGTGAAGACGGCAAGACCCCGTCCGACTACGAATACAACGTCCGCGTCACCCAGCAGACCGTTGCCTTTGCCCACGCCTGCGGCGTATCGGTGGAAGGCGAACTGGGTTGCCTGGGCTCCCTGGAAACCGGCCAGGCCGGTGAAGAAGACGGCGTTGGCGCCGAAGGCATCCTGGACCACAGCCAGATGCTGACCGACCCGGAAGAGGCCGCCGACTTTGTCAAGAAGACCCAGGTGGACGCCCTGGCCATCGCCATCGGCACCAGCCACGGCGCCTACAAGTTCACCAAGCCGCCGACCGGCGACATCCTCGCCATCGATCGCATCAAGGAAATCCACAAGCGCATTCCCAACACTCACCTGGTGATGCACGGTTCGTCCTCCGTACCGCAGGACTGGCTGGCCATCATCAACGAGTTCGGTGGCGAGATTAAGGAAACCTACGGCGTTCCGGTCGAGGAAATCGTCGAAGGCATCAAGCACGGCGTGCGCAAGGTGAACATCGACACCGACCTGCGCCTGGCATCCACCGGTGCCATCCGCAGCTTCCTGGCCAAGAATCCGGCCGAGTTCGATCCGCGCAAATACTTCGCCAAGACCGTCGAAGCCATGCGTGACATCTGCATCGCCCGCTATGAAGCCTTCGGCACCGCCGGCAACGCCTCCAAGATCAAGCCGATCTCCCTGGATGGCATGTACGCGCGTTACGCCAAGGGTGAGCTGACCGCCAAGGTCAACTGA
- a CDS encoding polysaccharide lyase family 7 protein: MIDLSTWNLTLPVGVPAVTIETPLLVGGYRDYYFQNDSTTVRFWVPVNGTTTANAIYPRSELRETWADGTLRNWTYPSADNLLSANLAVSQVPSTGKLVIGQIHAYGSSSPMLKLEYQFKTKTQTANIVAKVRNSPNDETSVVIPLLSSIPLNQRFSYVIDLSPQGLLSVMVNGSLWSQQLSTAWAPKPLYFKAGVYAQDNEGYETEAGAATFYSLKIEHRAP; this comes from the coding sequence ATGATCGACCTTTCCACCTGGAACCTGACACTCCCCGTTGGCGTGCCCGCCGTCACCATCGAGACGCCCCTGCTGGTGGGTGGCTACCGCGACTATTACTTCCAGAACGACAGTACCACCGTCCGCTTCTGGGTACCGGTCAATGGCACCACCACCGCCAACGCGATCTACCCACGCAGCGAACTGCGCGAAACCTGGGCCGACGGCACGCTGCGCAACTGGACGTACCCCAGCGCCGACAACCTGCTCAGCGCCAACCTCGCTGTCAGCCAGGTGCCCTCCACCGGCAAGCTGGTGATTGGCCAGATCCACGCTTACGGCAGCAGCAGCCCCATGCTCAAGCTGGAGTACCAGTTCAAGACCAAGACGCAGACGGCCAATATCGTCGCCAAGGTGCGCAACTCACCCAACGACGAAACCAGCGTGGTAATCCCGTTGCTCAGCAGCATTCCTCTGAACCAGCGTTTCAGCTACGTGATCGACCTGTCACCGCAGGGCCTGCTCAGCGTGATGGTCAACGGCAGCCTGTGGAGCCAGCAGCTCTCCACGGCCTGGGCGCCGAAGCCGCTGTACTTCAAGGCCGGGGTGTATGCGCAGGACAACGAGGGGTATGAGACGGAAGCAGGAGCGGCGACCTTCTACAGCCTGAAGATCGAGCATCGGGCACCCTAA